The following are encoded together in the Vigna unguiculata cultivar IT97K-499-35 chromosome 2, ASM411807v1, whole genome shotgun sequence genome:
- the LOC114173203 gene encoding G-type lectin S-receptor-like serine/threonine-protein kinase LECRK4 codes for MAAAEFLVMLLFFNVPSIAISIELGSSIVAGSATNSSWRSSSGEYAFGFYHLVSGRYLVGIWFDKIPEKTLVWSANRDNPVEIGSSINLTRSGQFVLQPLNGDSFPIYEGTNAASAEMNDDGNFVLKNSLSNVIWQSFDSPTDTLLLGQTLNTSRKLYSNANGSVDYSTGQYSLEIQQSDGNIVLKAYRFTDSAYWWSDTAQNTGVRIIFDNTTAFLYAVNATNQIIFNMTTEVVGAIEDYYHRVLVDDKGNFQKLIYHKRNGSEWRSVWQAVTKPCTVTALCGVYGFCNTSGSDTQTYSCGCLPGYTPLDPTAPSKGCYLSEVKDLCAANSSASDFEVEVKEIQDADIPNSGYFFLDLQVLDGMDLESCKRELMDDCLCIAAVLDGTACHKKKWPIINAIRIIPDTSNRVMLIKVPLLDNNKDNERDSSSVVVLVVALISCSLLAVLFAATAIYHHPVGQHLMHKQAPPKPKPMDINLKVFSFQQLREATNGFKDKLGRGAYGTVYSGVLNLEDQQVHVAVKQLEQVEDQGDKEFVTEVQVIALIHHRNLVSLLGFCNEQSHRLLVYEKMENGTLSNFLFDEGDKPSWESRVRIVLEIARGLLYLHEECDHQIIHCDIKPQNVLLDSNYTAKISDFGLAKLLMKDKTRTNTNARGTVGYMAPEWLKNAPVTAKVDIYSFGVVLLEIIFCRRHIELHEIEDGTRGDDMILVDWVLYLAMENNLRGAVIDDVEVESDFNRFERMAMVGLWCINPNPNLRPTMKIVVQMLEGNVEVGVPPLN; via the coding sequence ATGGCTGCTGCTGAATTTCTTGTCATGCTTCTGTTTTTCAATGTTCCAAGCATCGCCATTTCAATTGAACTGGGATCCAGCATTGTGGCTGGAAGTGCCACCAATTCATCTTGGCGATCATCCTCCGGGGAATATGCTTTTGGATTCTACCACCTTGTTAGTGGCCGTTATCTTGTTGGTATTTGGTTTGACAAAATTCCAGAGAAAACATTAGTTTGGTCTGCAAACCGTGACAACCCAGTTGAAATTGGATCATCCATCAATCTCACACGAAGTGGCCAATTTGTGCTCCAACCTCTCAACGGGGATTCATTCCCCATATACGAAGGAACAAACGCTGCATCAGCAGAAATGAACGATGACGGGAATTTCGTCTTGAAGAATTCACTTTCCAACGTTATATGGCAGAGCTTTGATTCACCCACGGATACTCTTCTATTAGGCCAAACCTTGAATACCAGTCGGAAGCTCTACTCCAATGCCAATGGATCAGTTGACTACTCAACTGGACAATACAGTTTGGAGATCCAACAATCTGATGGAAACATTGTTCTTAAAGCGTATCGGTTCACAGATTCTGCCTACTGGTGGAGTGACACTGCCCAAAACACAGGTGTTAGAATTATTTTTGACAACACAACAGCTTTTCTTTACGCGGTCAATGCCACtaaccaaattatatttaacatgaCTACTGAAGTAGTGGGTGCAATCGAAGATTACTATCATCGTGTGTTGGTGGATGACAAGGGAAACTTTCAGAAGTTGATTTACCACAAACGAAATGGAAGCGAGTGGAGATCTGTGTGGCAGGCCGTAACAAAGCCTTGCACTGTGACTGCCCTCTGTGGGGTGTATGGTTTTTGCAACACATCTGGTTCTGACACCCAAACATACAGTTGCGGTTGCTTGCCAGGCTATACTCCTTTGGATCCAACAGCACCATCCAAGGGGTGCTATCTCAGTGAGGTCAAGGATTTGTGTGCTGCAAATTCTTCTGCCTCAGACTTTGAGGTGGAAGTGAAAGAGATTCAAGATGCTGATATACCAAACTCCGGTTACTTTTTTCTTGATCTGCAAGTCTTGGATGGGATGGATTTGGAAAGCTGCAAGAGGGAACTGATGGATGATTGTCTCTGCATCGCTGCTGTTTTAGATGGCACTGCTTGCCATAAGAAAAAGTGGCCAATTATAAATGCCATAAGAATCATCCCTGACACTAGCAATCGTGTGATGCTGATTAAAGTTCCTCTGCTTGACAACAACAAGGACAATGAAAGGGATTCATCGTCTGTGGTTGTTTTGGTAGTGGCTCTCATTTCTTGCTCCCTACTTGCTGTCCTGTTTGCAGCCACTGCCATTTATCATCACCCCGTTGGTCAGCATCTCATGCACAAACAAGCACCACCAAAGCCAAAGCCTATGGATATCAATCTAAAGGTATTTTCATTCCAACAGCTGAGAGAAGCAACTAATGGATTCAAAGACAAACTTGGTCGAGGTGCCTATGGTACGGTGTATAGTGGGGTTTTAAACTTGGAGGATCAACAGGTTCATGTTGCTGTCAAACAACTGGAGCAAGTAGAAGACCAAGGTGATAAAGAATTTGTGACAGAAGTTCAAGTTATTGCTCTCATTCATCACAGAAATCTTGTTAGCTTATTAGGATTTTGCAATGAGCAGAGTCATAGGCTTTTGGTTtatgagaaaatggaaaacgGAACACTATCCAACTTCCTTTTCGATGAAGGCGATAAACCCAGCTGGGAAAGTAGAGTCAGAATTGTGCTTGAAATTGCAAGAGGTTTGCTATATCTGCATGAAGAGTGTGACCATCAAATCATCCACTGTGACATAAAGCCTCAGAATGTTCTGCTTGACTCTAATTACACTGCAAAGATCTCAGATTTTGGACTGGCAAAGTTGCTGATGAAAGATAAAACTCGAACAAACACCAATGCTAGAGGGACAGTGGGATATATGGCACCAGAATGGCTCAAAAATGCACCTGTTACTGCAAAGGTTGATATCTACAGCTTTGGTGTGGTGTTGCTGGAAATCATATTTTGCAGAAGGCACATCGAGTTGCATGAAATTGAGGATGGAACAAGGGGTGATGACATGATACTCGTGGACTGGGTTCTATATCTAGCAATGGAAAACAATTTAAGAGGCGCAGTGATTGATGATGTTGAAGTTGAAAGTGATTTCAATAGGTTCGAAAGAATGGCAATGGTAGGTTTATGGTGTATAAATCCCAATCCAAATCTTCGACCAACTATGAAAATTGTGGTACAAATGTTGGAAGGAAACGTAGAAGTGGGTGTTCCACCACTCAATTGA
- the LOC114173517 gene encoding vacuole membrane protein KMS1 translates to MGSGNIVSSSSGRPDLSISELREKHELEIENLTLTAQPFKTLKFFTLALIQCIKKTTLYLLAKGGWVMLFSVAVGTFGIVLMTLGGLQEKHLEELVEYFRFGLWWVALGVASSIGLGSGLHTFVLYLGPHIALFTIKAVQCGRVDLKSAPYDTIQLKRGPSWLDKDCSEFGPPLFQSVYGSQVPLSSILPQVQLEAILWGMGTAIGELPPYFISRAASLSGSRVDAIEEIDSDDKGVLNRIKCWFLSHSQHLNFVTILILASVPNPLFDLAGIMCGQFGIPFWKFFLATLIGKAIIKTHIQTLFIISVCNNQLLNWIENEFIWVLSHIPGFASVLPRVTASLRAMKDKYLKAPNPVSPNKQGKKWDFSFSSVWNTIVWLMLMNFFVKIVNATAQSHLKKQQEKHISELTEKSTPTDSGVQ, encoded by the exons ATGGGCTCTGGAAATATAGTATCTTCTTCTTCCGGGCGCCCTGATTTGTCTATCTCTG AGCTACGTGAGAAGCACGAATTGGAGATAGAAAATTTGACTCTGACAGCACAACCCTTCAAAACATTGAAATTCTTCACATTAGCTCTTATTCAATGCATCAAGAAAACAACATTATATCTATTGGCAAAAGGTGGGTGGGTTATGCTTTTCAGTGTTGCGGTTGGGACTTTTGGCATAGTGCTCATGACCCTCGGTGGACTCCAAGAGAAG CATCTTGAGGAGCTTGTTGAATATTTTCGCTTTGGACTGTGGTGGGTGGCCCTTGGGGTTGCTTCTTCAATTGGCCTTG GATCTGGTTTGCACACATTTGTCTTATATTTGGGTCCACACATAGCACTGTTCACAATAAAAGCAGTGCAATGTGGCCGAGTTGATCTGAAAAGTGCTCCATATGATACAATACAATTAAAACGAGGTCCTTCTTGGCTTGATAAAGACTGTTCTGAGTTTGGGCCGCCATTATTCCAGTCAGTCTATGGTTCACAGGTTCCTCTTAGCAGCATTTTGCCTCAAGTTCAGCTGGAGGCTATTTTATGGGGTATGGGAACAGCTATAGGGGAGCTTCCTCCTTATTTTATATCCAGGGCAG CAAGCTTGTCTGGGAGCAGAGTGGATGCAATCGAAGAAATAGATAGTGATGATAAAGGAGTCTTGAATAGAATCAAGTGCTGGTTTCTTTCACACTCGCAACATTTGAATTTTGTTACTATTCTAATACTTGCTTCG GTTCCAAATCCTTTATTCGACCTTGCTGGCATCATGTGTGGACAATTTGGCATTCCATTTTGGAAATTTTTTCTTGCAACATTGATTGGAAAGGCAATTATTAAAACTCACATACAG ACGCTATTCATCATCTCAGTTTGCAACAATCAACTTCTTAACTGGATTGAGAATGAATTTATTTGGGTTCTGAGTCACATACCTGGTTTTGCTTCCGTCTTGCCTAGAGTGACTGCTAGTCTCCGTGCAATGAAAGATAAGTATTTGAAAGCACCCAATCCAGTTTCCCCAAATAAGCAG GGGAAAAAGtgggatttttctttttcttcagtcTGGAACACTATCGTGTGGCTCATGCTTATGAACTTCTTTGTTAAGATAGTGAATGCAACTGCCCAGAGTCATCTGAAGAAACAGCAGGAGAAACATATTTCTGAATTAACGGAAAAGTCTACCCCAACAGACTCAGGCGTACAGTGA
- the LOC114173516 gene encoding G-type lectin S-receptor-like serine/threonine-protein kinase LECRK2, giving the protein MSSAIFLPCIAALLSLSNLKPLHAIQSNTIITAGSNSTWKSSSTDFEFGFYTLPNGLFLVGIWFGRIPERTLVWYLAPPVEPNSQIQFTSSGQLVVVHPNGTTAQTIYSGGNGGAATSATMQDDGNFVMKNSNLRPVWESFSFPADTILPGQTLQTNQSLYSKGRGPSNYSLGNFMLQMQGDGNLLLKAHQWADPAYWYTSTTTPNVTLVFNSTTALMYLVGDGSGGGNIYSITNTTPTPVEDYYHRAAIDENGNFQQYAYHKRNGSGWSRVWRAVEDPCRVNVVCGVYGLCSSPDNESVKCECIPGYIPFDDQDVSKGCHPPAVTNFCAETNFSLQVFDDTDFQFNTDFVRLSGFDLESCKKAVIDDCNIGAATYSQSTSTCVKKRLPLLNARNSTSSKGLKALLKVADRVDSGTPEVSKKRSFNVRVLLKVLVAVTATLACFLGALAVYYHPFTRRLTRRKKHMNATAIGINFREFTFQELHEATDGFTRILGRGGSGKVYRGALIIDGAEIGIAVKKLEKKIEKSEREFMTELRIIGRTHHRNLVRLLGFCIESSHRILVYELMPHGALSSYLFGEGERPEWGQRIEMALGVARGLLYLHEECNTQIIHCDIKPENVLLDANYTPKIADFGLSKLLNKDQTRTNTNLRGTMGYMAPEWLRSAPITAKVDIYSFGVMLLEIICCRRHIECCEDGKNSEDDDLVLSNFVLRCVVCRQLELVVRDDTEVLNDFKKFEEMALVGLWCVHPNPALRPSMKHVMQMLDGTVEVGVPPLVYDMMMSDQTYIV; this is encoded by the coding sequence ATGTCTTCAGCTATCTTTTTGCCTTGCATTGCTGCACTTCTTTCACTTTCAAATCTGAAACCTTTACATGCCATACAATCAAATACAATCATCACTGCTGGATCCAATTCTACCTGGAAATCTTCCTCCACTGattttgaatttggattctaCACTCTTCCCAATGGTCTCTTTCTCGTGGGAATATGGTTTGGGAGAATCCCTGAGAGAACGCTGGTGTGGTACCTGGCTCCCCCCGTGGAACCAAATTCCCAAATCCAATTCACTTCTTCAGGACAGCTTGTGGTAGTCCACCCAAACGGGACTACTGCTCAGACCATCTACAGCGGAGGAAACGGTGGCGCGGCAACATCAGCCACCATGCAAGACGACGGCAATTTTGTGATGAAGAACTCCAACTTAAGACCTGTGTGGGAGAGTTTCAGCTTTCCAGCGGACACAATCTTGCCAGGCCAAACCTTGCAGACTAATCAGAGCCTCTATTCCAAGGGGAGAGGACCTTCAAACTACTCATTGGGAAATTTCATGCTGCAAATGCAAGGTGATGGCAACTTGTTGCTCAAAGCTCACCAATGGGCTGACCCTGCATACTGGTACACTTCAACCACCACCCCAAATGTGACTTTGGTGTTTAATTCTACCACTGCTCTCATGTACCTTGTCGGCGACGGCAGCGGCGGCGGGAACATCTACTCTATAACCAACACCACTCCAACCCCGGTGGAGGATTATTATCATCGCGCTGCAATAGATGAGAATGGGAATTTCCAGCAATATGCATATCACAAAAGGAACGGGAGCGGTTGGAGCAGGGTTTGGAGAGCCGTGGAGGATCCCTGCAGAGTGAATGTTGTGTGTGGTGTGTATGGCTTGTGCAGTTCTCCTGACAATGAATCAGTGAAGTGTGAGTGTATTCCAGGTTATATCCCTTTCGATGATCAAGATGTTTCAAAAGGGTGTCATCCACCAGCTGTCACCAATTTCTGCGCAGAGACCAACTTCAGCCTCCAAGTTTTTGACGACACTGATTTCCAATTTAATACTGATTTTGTTCGCTTATCTGGTTTTGACTTAGAAAGTTGTAAGAAGGCTGTCATAGATGATTGTAATATCGGTGCTGCAACTTATAGCCAATCCACCTCCACATGTGTCAAGAAGAGACTGCCCTTGCTGAATGCTAGAAATAGCACTTCTTCGAAGGGACTGAAAGCGCTGCTTAAAGTTGCTGACAGGGTTGATTCTGGGACACCTGAAGTTTCCAAGAAGAGAAGTTTTAATGTAAGAGTCCTTCTGAAGGTTCTTGTTGCTGTTACTGCCACTCTTGCCTGTTTCTTGGGTGCCCTTGCTGTCTACTATCATCCTTTCACTCGGAGACTCACAAGAAGAAAGAAGCATATGAATGCAACAGCTATTGGAATCAACTTCAGAGAATTCACCTTTCAGGAGCTGCATGAAGCGACAGACGGATTCACTAGGATTCTTGGAAGGGGAGGTTCGGGAAAAGTCTATCGTGGTGCTTTAATAATAGATGGTGCAGAGATCGGTATTGCAGTAAAGAAACtggaaaagaaaatagagaagAGTGAAAGAGAATTCATGACTGAGCTCAGAATTATTGGTCGTACGCATCACAGAAATTTGGTGAGGCTTTTGGGGTTTTGCATTGAGAGTAGCCATCGAATTCTTGTGTATGAGTTGATGCCACACGGTGCCCTCTCTAGTTATTTGTTTGGAGAGGGAGAAAGGCCTGAATGGGGTCAGAGGATTGAAATGGCTCTTGGGGTCGCAAGAGGGTTGCTATACTTGCACGAAGAGTGCAACACCCAAATCATACATTGTGACATAAAGCCCGAAAATGTGTTACTTGATGCCAATTACACACCAAAGATTGCAGATTTTGGACTGTCGAAGCTTTTGAACAAAGATCAAACTAGAACAAACACTAATTTGAGAGGGACGATGGGATACATGGCACCTGAATGGCTAAGGAGTGCGCCGATAACTGCTAAAGTTGACATCTACAGTTTTGGGGTTATGCTTTTGGAGATTATTTGCTGCAGGAGGCACATTGAGTGTTGTGAGGATGGAAAAAACAGTGAAGATGATGATTTGgttctttcaaattttgttttaaggtGTGTGGTGTGTAGGCAACTAGAGTTAGTGGTGAGAGATGACACAGAAGTGCTGAATGATTTCAAGAAGTTTGAGGAAATGGCCTTGGTTGGACTGTGGTGTGTTCATCCAAATCCTGCTCTGAGGCCTTCGATGAAGCACGTGATGCAAATGCTAGATGGAACCGTGGAAGTTGGTGTTCCTCCTTTGGTTTACGACATGATGATGTCAGATCAGACTTATATAGTATGA